From one Sciurus carolinensis chromosome 9, mSciCar1.2, whole genome shotgun sequence genomic stretch:
- the LOC124993276 gene encoding LOW QUALITY PROTEIN: 5-hydroxytryptamine receptor 3E-like (The sequence of the model RefSeq protein was modified relative to this genomic sequence to represent the inferred CDS: substituted 2 bases at 2 genomic stop codons), translated as MEGNWFTRKRFPFCLVLSLLLQGWGSTFTINCSEYGPHGVDETVLDSTFDRKFHSVINFIVPIHVNISLRISAILDVDEQLQIMSSFLWLEMIWDNPSISWNPEDYEGITEISMAAKNLWIPDIFIVEFMDVDKTPRGLTALVSNEDRIRYKKFIRVTSICNLDIFYFPFDQQNCTLTFNSFLYTVNNMVLGVEKEGWERTDKFQDTVQVHGEWELLSIKKAIPEISKATKLYDQIMFYVAIRRRPRLYVINLLVPSGFLVAIDTLSFYPPAPFKMTFLLGYGIFLLMMNDLLSVSGSPLISLAXFSLPYVSFALCLSLMVASLLETIFITYLLHLAPTQPPPMPGXLHSMLLHCTSPRRCCPTGPQQGNKGPGLSPTHLPGLKEPVDLVGKVPGPRETEPNGCPESARAQWELEAQKQSLVELWVEFSHLMDTLLFHLYLLFMASSVITVIALWNT; from the exons ATGGAAGGAAACTGGTTCACCAGGAAGAGATTTCCCTTCTGCCTTGTTCTCAGTCTTCTGCTTCAAG GATGGGGCAGTACTTTCACCATCAACTGCTCAGAGTATGGCCCGCATGGGGTGGATGAGACTGTTCTGGATTCAACATTCGACAGAAAGTTCCATTCAGTCATTAACTTCATTGTCCCTATCCACGTCAACATCTCCCTCAGGATATCTGCCATCCTAGACGTA GATGAACAGCTACAGATCATGTCATCATTCCTGTGGCTGGAAATG ATCTGGGATAACCCATCTATCAGCTGGAACCCAGAGGACTATGAGGGCATCACAGAGATCAGTATGGCGGCCAAGAACCTGTGGATCCCAGACATTTTCATTGTTGAGTT CATGGATGTGGATAAGACCCCAAGAGGCCTCACAGCACTTGTAAGTAATGAAGATCGCATCAGGTACAAGAAATTCATAAGGGTGACTAGTATCTGTAACTTGGACATCTTCTATTTCCCCTTTGACCAGCAAAACTGCACACTCACCTTCAACTCATTTCTCTACACAG TGAATAACATGGTGCTGGGTGTGGAGAAAGAAGGGTGGGAAAGAACAGACAAGTTCCAAGACACTGTTCAGGTGCACGGAGAATGGGAGCTCCTGAGCATTAAAAAGGCCATTCCAGAGATATCCAAGGCCACTAAGCTGTATGATCAGATCATGTTCTAT GTGGCCATCAGACGCAGGCCTAGGCTGTATGTGATAAACCTCCTGGTACCCAGTGGCTTTCTGGTGGCCATTGACACACTCAGTTTCTACCCGCCAGCTCCATTCAAGATGACCTTTCTGCTGGGCTACGGCATCTTCCTGCTCATGATGAATGACTTACTCTCCGTCAGTGGCAGCCCCCTCATCA GTTTAGCATAATTTTCTTTGCCCTATGTCTCCTTCGCCCTGTGTCTGTCCCTGATGGTGGCCAGCCTCCTGGAGACCATCTTCATCACTTACCTCCTGCACCTAGCCCCCACCCAGCCCCCACCCATGCCTGGGTGACTCCACTCCATGCTGCTACACTGCACCAGCCCAAGGAGGTGCTGCCCCACTGGACCCCAGCAGGGGAACAAGGGCCCGGGTCTCAGCCCCACCCACCTGCCTG GGCTGAAGGAGCCAGTAGACTTGGTGGGGAAGGTGCCAGGACCCAGAGAGACAGAGCCAAATGGGTGTCCTGAATCAGCAAGAGCCCAGTGGGAACTGGAGGCCCAGAAACAGAGCTTGGTGGAACTGTGGGTGGAGTTCAGCCACCTGATGGACACCTTGCTCTTCCATCTCTACCTGCTCTTCATGGCCTCCTCCGTCATCACAGTCATTGCCCTCTGGAACACCTAG